A section of the Sedimentisphaera cyanobacteriorum genome encodes:
- a CDS encoding DUF6677 family protein, translated as MAQKNSTLADRIMFAASVALVGWVVPGGGYFLVRQKKKAAAIFISLTLLFAAGLYIGSIGVIDRVNSIWWYYPQMIFSPVVAFIGNITASGEYPVYGKPAEIGQLYTGLAGLLNLICIFKASAVALHGDGAFNKPEKQNKDAGKGEK; from the coding sequence TTGGCTCAAAAAAATTCAACACTGGCCGACAGGATTATGTTTGCCGCATCAGTTGCACTGGTAGGCTGGGTTGTACCCGGCGGCGGGTATTTTCTGGTAAGGCAGAAGAAGAAAGCCGCTGCGATATTCATAAGCCTTACTCTGCTTTTCGCTGCGGGGCTCTATATCGGCTCGATAGGCGTTATCGACAGGGTGAATTCTATATGGTGGTATTATCCGCAGATGATTTTCTCGCCCGTTGTGGCGTTTATAGGCAATATTACTGCTTCCGGAGAATACCCTGTTTACGGAAAGCCTGCTGAAATAGGCCAGCTTTATACGGGCCTTGCAGGGCTGCTTAATCTGATTTGCATATTCAAGGCTTCTGCTGTTGCCCTCCACGGCGACGGAGCTTTCAATAAACCCGAAAAGCAGAACAAAGATGCCGGAAAGGGGGAAAAATGA
- a CDS encoding choice-of-anchor E domain-containing protein, producing the protein MKKIITLLAVVSVCSMAMALSVSNETTWTALPDEAQTDLTLDKFDTSQGSLTGITLEVGTRTLNAEVQLDNDSTEPQTGTGKVLNTITFSSSVSTVDSSFQAITGADISVNETQAFELEATSGDPVGEFNITTGDDYADWLPGQIEKYVIQEIASAVFGQYEASAGDEEFTLSFTPSMLTGATFEGENGHFEGSSPNAQGFAKVTYEYIPEPMTMALLGLGGLFVRRRSA; encoded by the coding sequence ATGAAAAAAATAATCACTTTGCTGGCAGTAGTTAGCGTGTGCTCTATGGCTATGGCCTTGAGCGTATCTAACGAAACCACATGGACAGCTCTCCCGGACGAAGCTCAAACTGACCTTACTCTTGATAAGTTCGATACCTCTCAGGGCAGCCTTACCGGCATTACCCTCGAGGTTGGAACCAGAACTCTCAACGCAGAAGTTCAGCTTGATAACGATTCTACTGAACCCCAAACGGGCACAGGTAAAGTTCTCAATACTATAACCTTCAGCTCATCTGTTTCAACTGTTGACAGCAGCTTTCAGGCTATCACAGGCGCTGATATCAGCGTTAACGAAACACAGGCTTTCGAGCTTGAAGCTACATCAGGAGATCCTGTAGGCGAGTTCAACATAACAACCGGAGACGACTACGCAGACTGGCTCCCTGGACAAATTGAGAAATACGTTATTCAGGAAATAGCTAGCGCTGTTTTCGGACAGTATGAAGCTTCTGCCGGCGATGAGGAATTCACTTTGAGTTTTACTCCAAGTATGCTTACCGGAGCTACATTTGAAGGCGAAAACGGCCACTTCGAAGGCTCAAGCCCAAATGCTCAAGGCTTCGCTAAGGTAACTTACGAGTATATCCCAGAGCCCATGACAATGGCACTTCTCGGTCTTGGCGGCCTCTTCGTACGCCGTCGCAGCGCATAA
- the rpsU gene encoding 30S ribosomal protein S21 — translation MIKVKARAGESVQQMVKRFKKMCEKEGLIRDMKRHSYYEKPSEKNRRRNKRKPTRAL, via the coding sequence ATGATCAAAGTTAAAGCGAGGGCTGGCGAATCAGTTCAGCAGATGGTTAAGAGATTCAAGAAGATGTGCGAAAAAGAGGGGCTCATCCGTGATATGAAGCGCCACAGCTACTACGAAAAACCATCTGAGAAGAACCGCCGCCGGAATAAGCGCAAGCCCACCCGCGCACTTTAA
- the gltB gene encoding glutamate synthase large subunit, with amino-acid sequence MNNFPEDQGLYSARHEHENCGVGAVANIDGQREHKIVEYAKKILLNLHHRGAAAADEVTGDGAGILMQIPYGFFKEIAGFNIAEESRFAAGMIFLPKDEAKRNACCEILSKSLDSCGIKISGWRDVPVCRDSLADIALSAEPEVMQVFLEADYSGEEYERKLYLARRRAENSVKSRFADIGNDFYICSLSCSTICYKGMFMAHQLFSYYPELSDERMKTSIAVVHQRYSTNTFPSWPLAQPFRYMCHNGEINTLHGNRNNMKAREYAMESEYYGEDIKDLFPVLEEDASDSATFDNCLELLGRTGRSLPHSLMMMVPEAFGLQYHMSTYKRAFYEYHASIMEPWDGPAAILFTDGKVLGGTLDRNGLRPCRYVVTEENTVIMASEVGVIEFAPEKIRTKGRLQPGKMFLVDTEEKRIITDNEIKSNISRAHPYGRWLANNRIELRGLFSACSGIAEVNPEDTYQQLRCFGYTKEEFKMVIEPMALNGQEPVGSMGNDAALSFLSDMPKSLFTYFKQRFAQVTNPPIDPMREGLVMSTMQYIGRKRNLLSEDPKHCKQVRLPHPLVTNDDMNMLRKASREDFVVSTVEAVFDAKSEDPGRALSEALDKLIDDIENAIRQEDASIIIISDKGVSESLAPIPALLAVSAAHHGMLKRKLRGQAAIVLESGEPREVNHFCLLSAYGADAVNPYLMIEAVGMFSRTGEFSEKLPTGQLLDNLISAFKKGILKTMSKMGISTIRSYRSAQLYEAVGLNSEMVDKYFCGTDSRIEGVGLEHIARETIEKHRKAFKPDLSQPEIEFGGDYHYRLQDEKHGWTPKAITRLQHAVMSNDKEAYEDFAKEVNENDRNLCTIRSLFKFKKAEPIDISEVEPAEKIAARFCTGAMSHGSISKEAHECLAIAMNRIGGMSNTGEGGEDPKRYQLDENGDDKNCKIKQVASGRFGVTINYLAHAKEIQIKMAQGAKPGEGGHLPGKKVTEEIAKLRNSMPGVSLISPPPHHDIYSIEDLAQLIYDLKCSNPEAKVSVKLVSEVGVGTVAAGVAKGNADEVLISGGDGGSGATPLSSIKYAGAPWELGLAETQQTLVLNGLRDRIRVQTDGQLRTGRDVVIAAMLGADQYGFGTSALVSLGCLVMRKCHLGTCPAGIATQDPELRKCFIGRPENLVNYMMFAAEEVRQILAKLGAKTLEEVIGRCDLLEMNEAVEHWKAKGVDLSKIFYKAEPFNTDISLTKRQTDKLKGHSDWELIEMVKDSIETGKPVVKSCKTVTQNRTLGTILSNRVVKKWGLGGLKDNTITFNISGSGGQSFGAFLTKGITLRLEGDANDYLGKGLSGGRIIVKTPEGSPFIPHENIIAGNTLLYGATAGEVFINGVAGERFCVRNSGATAVVEGVGDHGCEYMTNGMVAVLGKTGCNFAAGMSGGIAYVFDEAQLFDTRCNLDMVDIEFVHHQEDKQTLYNLITKHYEETGSERAEWILKSWRDMVGRFVKVMPVDYRKALERIREREQRQNDNAPATEEVYNG; translated from the coding sequence ATGAACAACTTTCCTGAAGACCAAGGCCTTTACTCCGCCCGGCATGAGCACGAGAACTGCGGCGTTGGGGCTGTGGCCAATATAGACGGCCAGCGAGAGCATAAGATAGTAGAGTATGCCAAGAAGATTCTGCTTAATCTCCATCACCGCGGCGCAGCAGCGGCAGATGAGGTTACAGGGGACGGGGCAGGTATTCTTATGCAGATTCCGTATGGCTTTTTCAAGGAAATCGCAGGCTTCAATATTGCAGAAGAATCCAGATTCGCAGCTGGAATGATTTTTCTGCCTAAAGATGAAGCCAAGAGAAATGCATGCTGCGAGATACTTTCGAAATCTCTTGATTCCTGCGGTATAAAGATATCCGGCTGGAGGGATGTTCCTGTATGCAGGGACTCACTTGCAGATATCGCCCTTTCAGCAGAGCCTGAAGTGATGCAGGTTTTTCTCGAGGCCGATTACTCTGGTGAAGAGTATGAAAGGAAGCTATACCTTGCAAGACGCAGAGCTGAGAACTCTGTAAAGAGCAGGTTTGCGGATATAGGCAATGATTTCTATATATGCAGTCTTTCGTGCAGCACGATCTGCTATAAGGGAATGTTTATGGCTCATCAGCTCTTCAGCTACTACCCCGAGCTTAGCGATGAGCGGATGAAAACTTCCATCGCTGTGGTTCATCAGAGATACAGCACCAACACCTTCCCGAGCTGGCCGCTCGCCCAGCCATTCCGGTATATGTGCCACAACGGCGAAATAAACACGCTCCACGGAAACCGGAACAATATGAAGGCGCGTGAGTATGCGATGGAATCGGAATACTACGGGGAGGACATCAAAGACCTGTTCCCTGTTTTGGAGGAAGACGCCAGCGACTCTGCGACCTTCGACAACTGTCTCGAGCTTCTGGGCAGAACGGGCAGGTCTCTGCCTCATTCGCTTATGATGATGGTGCCTGAGGCATTCGGGCTGCAGTATCACATGAGCACGTACAAGCGGGCGTTTTACGAATACCACGCCTCAATTATGGAGCCGTGGGACGGTCCTGCTGCAATTCTATTTACAGACGGTAAAGTTCTCGGCGGGACTCTCGACAGAAACGGGCTCCGTCCGTGCAGGTATGTGGTAACCGAAGAGAACACCGTGATAATGGCGAGCGAGGTTGGGGTGATTGAATTCGCTCCGGAAAAGATTCGCACCAAGGGAAGGCTTCAGCCCGGAAAGATGTTCCTGGTTGACACAGAAGAAAAGAGGATAATCACAGACAACGAAATAAAGAGCAACATATCCAGAGCGCACCCGTACGGCAGATGGCTCGCAAACAACAGAATCGAACTCCGCGGGCTTTTCAGTGCCTGTTCGGGGATTGCCGAGGTGAACCCGGAAGACACCTATCAGCAGCTCCGATGCTTCGGCTATACTAAGGAAGAATTCAAGATGGTAATCGAGCCGATGGCGCTGAACGGCCAGGAGCCGGTGGGTTCTATGGGCAACGATGCCGCCCTTTCGTTTCTCTCGGATATGCCCAAGAGCCTGTTTACATACTTCAAGCAGAGATTCGCTCAGGTTACCAACCCGCCGATCGATCCAATGCGTGAGGGGCTGGTAATGTCAACGATGCAGTATATCGGGCGAAAGAGGAATCTGCTCAGCGAAGACCCGAAACACTGCAAGCAGGTTCGCCTGCCTCACCCTCTGGTTACCAACGATGATATGAATATGCTTCGAAAGGCGAGCAGAGAGGATTTTGTTGTCTCAACTGTGGAGGCAGTTTTTGATGCGAAGTCAGAAGACCCGGGAAGAGCATTGTCTGAAGCGTTGGATAAGCTTATAGACGATATAGAAAACGCAATCAGGCAGGAGGATGCCTCGATTATCATAATAAGCGATAAGGGCGTAAGCGAGAGCCTCGCCCCGATTCCTGCTCTGCTTGCGGTAAGCGCTGCGCATCACGGGATGCTCAAGCGGAAGCTCCGCGGTCAGGCGGCAATTGTTCTTGAAAGCGGCGAGCCGCGTGAAGTGAATCATTTCTGTCTGCTCAGCGCTTACGGAGCGGATGCTGTGAACCCGTATCTTATGATTGAGGCTGTAGGGATGTTCAGCAGGACGGGAGAATTCTCCGAGAAGCTCCCTACAGGCCAGCTTCTGGACAACCTGATCAGCGCTTTTAAGAAAGGCATCCTCAAAACAATGAGCAAGATGGGGATATCCACGATAAGGAGCTACAGGTCTGCCCAGCTCTATGAAGCGGTAGGGCTAAACAGCGAGATGGTGGATAAATACTTCTGCGGTACAGACTCACGCATTGAAGGTGTGGGGCTGGAACATATTGCCAGGGAAACCATAGAAAAGCACAGGAAGGCCTTTAAGCCAGACCTGTCCCAGCCGGAGATTGAATTTGGCGGAGACTATCACTACCGCCTTCAGGATGAGAAACACGGCTGGACTCCAAAAGCTATTACAAGGCTTCAGCATGCAGTAATGAGCAATGACAAGGAAGCTTATGAAGATTTTGCAAAGGAAGTAAACGAGAACGACCGCAATCTCTGCACAATTCGCTCGCTTTTTAAATTCAAGAAGGCTGAGCCGATTGATATATCCGAGGTAGAGCCGGCGGAGAAAATCGCAGCCAGATTCTGCACGGGAGCAATGAGCCACGGGTCTATAAGCAAAGAAGCGCATGAATGCCTCGCCATAGCGATGAACAGAATAGGCGGAATGAGCAACACCGGCGAAGGCGGGGAAGACCCAAAGCGATACCAGCTCGATGAGAACGGAGACGATAAGAACTGCAAGATTAAGCAGGTTGCCAGCGGGCGGTTCGGCGTTACGATAAACTACCTCGCCCATGCAAAAGAAATACAAATCAAGATGGCTCAGGGTGCAAAGCCGGGCGAAGGCGGACACCTGCCCGGCAAAAAAGTAACCGAGGAGATAGCCAAGCTTCGTAATTCGATGCCCGGGGTGTCGCTGATATCGCCCCCTCCGCACCACGATATATACTCAATCGAAGACCTCGCCCAGCTCATCTACGACCTCAAATGCAGCAACCCGGAAGCAAAGGTCTCCGTGAAGCTGGTATCAGAAGTGGGCGTGGGTACAGTAGCAGCGGGCGTTGCAAAGGGCAATGCAGACGAGGTGCTTATCAGCGGCGGGGACGGCGGGTCCGGAGCAACTCCGCTCTCGTCGATAAAGTACGCAGGCGCTCCATGGGAGCTCGGATTAGCCGAAACCCAGCAGACCCTCGTTTTGAACGGGCTTAGAGACCGGATAAGAGTGCAGACTGACGGGCAGCTTCGAACCGGAAGGGATGTAGTGATAGCAGCGATGCTCGGCGCAGACCAGTACGGCTTCGGCACCAGCGCGCTTGTCAGCCTCGGCTGCCTTGTTATGAGGAAATGCCATTTGGGAACGTGCCCTGCGGGAATAGCAACGCAGGACCCGGAGCTTAGAAAATGCTTTATAGGCAGGCCGGAGAATCTTGTGAACTATATGATGTTTGCTGCAGAAGAGGTAAGGCAGATTCTCGCAAAGCTCGGGGCAAAGACCCTTGAAGAGGTGATAGGACGGTGCGACCTTCTTGAAATGAACGAGGCCGTCGAACACTGGAAGGCCAAGGGTGTGGACCTATCGAAGATATTCTACAAAGCAGAGCCTTTCAACACCGACATAAGCCTCACGAAAAGGCAGACTGACAAGCTCAAAGGCCACAGCGACTGGGAGCTGATTGAGATGGTGAAGGATTCAATAGAAACCGGCAAGCCTGTGGTTAAAAGCTGCAAAACCGTAACGCAGAACAGAACGCTTGGAACTATCCTCAGTAATAGAGTTGTGAAGAAATGGGGGCTTGGAGGCTTAAAAGACAACACCATAACCTTCAACATCTCCGGCTCGGGCGGACAGAGCTTCGGGGCATTCTTAACCAAGGGGATAACGCTCAGGCTTGAAGGCGATGCAAACGACTACCTCGGCAAAGGGCTCTCAGGCGGAAGGATTATCGTTAAAACGCCTGAAGGCTCGCCGTTTATCCCGCACGAGAATATAATAGCGGGCAATACGCTGCTCTACGGAGCTACCGCCGGAGAAGTGTTTATCAACGGCGTTGCCGGCGAGAGGTTCTGCGTGAGAAACAGCGGTGCAACCGCGGTGGTTGAAGGCGTGGGCGATCACGGATGCGAGTATATGACAAACGGGATGGTGGCAGTGCTGGGGAAAACAGGCTGCAACTTCGCTGCGGGCATGAGCGGCGGTATTGCATACGTTTTCGATGAAGCCCAGCTCTTCGACACCCGATGCAACCTTGATATGGTGGATATCGAATTTGTGCACCATCAGGAAGATAAGCAAACGCTCTACAACCTGATCACAAAGCATTACGAGGAAACCGGCTCGGAAAGGGCTGAGTGGATTCTGAAATCTTGGCGCGATATGGTGGGCAGGTTTGTGAAAGTGATGCCTGTGGACTACCGCAAGGCGCTCGAGAGAATCAGAGAACGTGAACAAAGACAAAACGATAACGCTCCTGCAACTGAGGAGGTGTATAATGGGTAA
- a CDS encoding LptF/LptG family permease, with translation MKTIDKYISRNFFAGYIISAAVLVGLRMLIDLFVNFDEFAETEGLIPMLNNIFTFYAVQSAVYFRDFAGVIAVFAAAFTLGRMTRDNELVAIMASGISLKRVIAPILAAAALMTGLLVIDQELIIPGYANMIVRSHDSINEASQMSVECLADSSGNIVYAGSFSEADKNMKDLTVVLSPEEDDENTAEGWIKADMAVYKGKGEWKLYTKAGTDEDGKTLYKQGTEIELFSKESGSRIDTTKKMVYSYNTDLTPETIPVRNKQKNIDLLSSAQLARLAESGARVRDRARLYVQRYSRFTDPIINFVMLMVALPVLVCRDKKQMKFAALKSFSITAACFIFTFACKIVATEPIMGKIMPDFWAALPVIVFMPVAVVEMSSIKT, from the coding sequence ATGAAAACAATCGATAAATACATATCCCGGAATTTTTTCGCCGGATACATCATCTCTGCGGCTGTTCTTGTAGGCCTCAGGATGCTGATAGACCTTTTCGTAAACTTCGATGAGTTTGCTGAAACCGAAGGTCTCATCCCGATGCTTAACAATATATTCACTTTCTATGCAGTTCAAAGTGCTGTTTATTTCCGCGATTTTGCGGGTGTTATAGCGGTTTTCGCTGCCGCCTTCACGCTCGGACGTATGACAAGGGATAATGAGCTTGTGGCAATAATGGCCTCGGGCATAAGCCTCAAACGCGTGATAGCCCCTATACTTGCCGCCGCTGCACTGATGACTGGCCTTCTTGTGATCGATCAGGAGTTGATAATCCCGGGCTATGCTAATATGATTGTCCGCTCACACGACAGCATAAATGAGGCAAGTCAGATGTCTGTGGAATGCCTTGCAGACAGCTCGGGGAATATTGTTTATGCGGGCAGTTTCTCCGAAGCCGATAAAAATATGAAAGACCTCACAGTAGTGTTGAGCCCCGAAGAAGACGACGAAAATACAGCTGAGGGCTGGATTAAGGCTGATATGGCCGTGTATAAGGGCAAAGGCGAATGGAAGCTGTACACTAAGGCCGGCACGGACGAAGACGGCAAAACGCTCTATAAGCAAGGAACAGAGATTGAGCTTTTCAGCAAAGAATCCGGAAGCAGGATCGATACCACGAAAAAAATGGTTTACAGCTACAATACCGACCTCACCCCGGAAACCATCCCTGTGCGGAACAAGCAAAAAAATATCGACCTGCTAAGCTCTGCCCAGCTTGCACGCCTTGCTGAGAGCGGGGCGAGAGTGCGAGACAGGGCAAGGCTCTATGTGCAGAGGTATTCGCGGTTTACTGATCCGATTATCAATTTCGTGATGCTGATGGTGGCTCTGCCTGTGCTGGTGTGCAGGGACAAAAAGCAGATGAAGTTTGCGGCATTAAAGAGCTTCAGCATTACCGCCGCCTGCTTTATATTCACCTTCGCCTGCAAAATAGTGGCAACGGAACCGATTATGGGAAAAATAATGCCTGATTTCTGGGCAGCACTGCCCGTTATTGTGTTTATGCCTGTAGCGGTGGTTGAGATGAGCTCAATAAAAACTTAG
- a CDS encoding nucleoside triphosphate pyrophosphohydrolase family protein — MNIVRLFKKRRHTIMVWLLVLIMIAFLGGTALQQVLSSRGPSRKVVAVFADGTEIRAKDRVAAANELEVLRAVGGGRLLQQTGLNGLIAANLLFPDGGTSSMLETQLKYAAMQGNLTVSEKVVDKFFNAEQIDPVSAWMMLNKEVYKYGASVSSKNAQKLLVQYMGDRAGTIIKRASRKMQTPQEDIVEVFAKMLSVVNYVDMAVRNSNITAKDLEAAAGFKNEKFSAQYVNFPASKYTDQAGEPSQEQMEELFEKYKSFTDQSFSSDNPYGFGYKIEDCVKLDYLIVQSQDVKDSVEKPTESEKEEYYSDNKSKYTQQKPKNPEDENSEKIEVTQPYSKVIRQVENDIINMRKDALMKKIFNDLADLIEAGYENRNPSNLSGEKLQELSGSYKQAAEEVSEKYGIKIYSGRTGWLSRERLTSDRNLGRLSLSKERRLPVNIVKLTFSVKGLEAENLSEFDRKTPKIYENIGPLENMWPQNKALIRVVDFKESYVPEDIEVAFEITGSLINETDAQKEFYTVRDEVREDFKDLAGMETAEQKANAFIQSADDKPWSEFLKDYNEENSTNLTVKKLSDKSRISQLQLYETKVKSGMRASGKRAYVSLLKDHNLYEAMHGIAGGNLPNSVKVPSKKTVYAVENVDITPAQPLEDKKAEADRIKSVYSGEAALVFLNPENLVSRTGFEFAEDEEQQTPEAQNEG; from the coding sequence ATGAATATCGTAAGACTGTTTAAGAAAAGACGCCATACCATAATGGTTTGGCTGTTGGTATTGATAATGATAGCCTTCCTTGGTGGAACTGCGCTTCAGCAGGTTCTCTCCTCCCGCGGCCCGAGCAGGAAGGTTGTGGCCGTGTTCGCCGACGGAACGGAGATCCGCGCTAAAGACAGGGTGGCAGCGGCAAATGAGCTTGAAGTCCTCCGCGCTGTAGGCGGCGGGCGGCTGCTTCAACAGACCGGCCTCAACGGGCTGATAGCAGCGAACCTGCTGTTCCCGGACGGCGGAACGTCTTCAATGCTCGAAACACAGCTCAAGTATGCCGCTATGCAGGGCAACCTCACAGTGAGCGAGAAGGTTGTTGATAAGTTTTTCAATGCAGAACAGATAGACCCAGTCTCTGCCTGGATGATGCTTAACAAAGAGGTGTACAAATATGGAGCTTCTGTTTCCTCAAAGAATGCACAGAAGCTGCTTGTCCAGTATATGGGAGACAGAGCCGGTACTATCATTAAAAGAGCAAGCCGTAAGATGCAAACGCCTCAGGAAGATATCGTGGAAGTGTTTGCAAAGATGCTCTCAGTTGTGAACTATGTGGATATGGCCGTTAGAAACAGCAACATAACGGCAAAAGACCTCGAGGCAGCAGCTGGATTCAAAAACGAGAAATTTTCCGCTCAGTACGTGAATTTCCCTGCAAGCAAGTACACCGACCAGGCGGGCGAGCCTTCTCAGGAACAAATGGAAGAGCTTTTCGAAAAGTATAAGAGCTTTACAGACCAGAGCTTCAGCAGCGACAACCCATACGGCTTTGGATACAAGATTGAAGACTGTGTAAAGCTGGACTATCTCATTGTTCAGAGTCAGGATGTTAAAGATTCTGTCGAAAAGCCCACTGAGAGCGAAAAGGAAGAATATTATTCAGATAACAAATCTAAATACACCCAGCAGAAGCCGAAAAATCCGGAAGATGAAAATTCTGAAAAGATTGAGGTAACTCAGCCCTATTCGAAGGTAATAAGGCAGGTTGAGAACGATATTATCAATATGCGCAAAGACGCCTTAATGAAGAAGATCTTTAACGACCTTGCCGATTTAATCGAGGCCGGCTATGAAAACAGGAATCCTTCAAATCTTTCCGGCGAAAAGCTTCAGGAGCTCTCCGGCAGCTATAAACAGGCCGCTGAGGAGGTTAGCGAGAAGTACGGAATAAAGATCTATTCCGGCCGCACCGGCTGGCTCAGCAGAGAAAGGCTCACCTCAGACCGCAACCTCGGCAGGCTCTCGCTTTCTAAAGAGAGAAGGCTGCCGGTTAATATCGTAAAGCTAACATTTTCTGTGAAGGGCCTTGAAGCTGAGAACCTCAGCGAGTTCGACCGCAAAACGCCGAAAATCTACGAAAATATCGGTCCGCTCGAGAATATGTGGCCGCAGAATAAGGCACTTATAAGGGTTGTGGACTTCAAAGAGTCTTATGTGCCCGAGGATATTGAGGTGGCATTCGAGATAACCGGCTCACTGATCAATGAAACAGATGCCCAGAAGGAATTCTACACCGTAAGGGACGAGGTTCGCGAAGACTTTAAAGACCTTGCAGGTATGGAAACAGCGGAGCAAAAGGCAAACGCATTCATTCAGTCCGCTGACGATAAGCCTTGGAGCGAGTTTTTGAAAGATTACAACGAGGAAAACAGCACAAACCTTACGGTAAAGAAGCTCTCAGACAAATCCCGCATTTCTCAGCTCCAGCTCTACGAAACAAAGGTTAAAAGCGGGATGCGTGCTTCCGGAAAGAGGGCTTATGTGAGTCTTCTCAAAGACCACAATCTTTACGAGGCGATGCACGGGATTGCAGGCGGGAATCTGCCAAACTCTGTTAAGGTGCCCTCGAAGAAAACTGTTTATGCTGTTGAGAACGTTGATATAACTCCTGCCCAGCCGCTCGAAGATAAAAAGGCCGAGGCAGACCGCATTAAATCAGTTTATTCAGGCGAGGCTGCGCTTGTTTTCCTTAATCCGGAAAATCTTGTTTCAAGAACGGGATTTGAGTTTGCAGAAGACGAAGAACAGCAGACGCCCGAAGCTCAGAATGAAGGCTGA
- a CDS encoding PEP-CTERM sorting domain-containing protein encodes MSAILVATVAFGAASWDITGGSWNESLQAWDIVQGATVTLTLSDDATINGGGMSFVGTIEDGDYVDGSFTDIKTPMFSNSSVAQVGESIEVSYDSTVGFGVEPGDVFSIDFIANAPLATEQGGAYSITSSGSWATSNPADVGYNVVPEPMTMALLGLGGLFVRRRSA; translated from the coding sequence TTGTCTGCAATTCTCGTTGCAACTGTGGCTTTCGGTGCTGCGAGCTGGGATATTACAGGCGGCTCTTGGAATGAAAGCCTTCAGGCATGGGATATTGTTCAGGGTGCAACAGTTACACTGACTTTGTCTGATGATGCTACTATTAATGGTGGCGGAATGTCTTTTGTTGGTACAATAGAAGACGGCGACTATGTTGATGGATCTTTTACTGACATCAAAACACCTATGTTCTCCAATAGCAGTGTAGCTCAGGTAGGCGAATCTATTGAAGTATCTTATGATTCTACAGTAGGATTCGGCGTTGAGCCAGGTGATGTCTTCTCTATTGATTTCATTGCTAATGCACCTCTTGCTACAGAGCAGGGCGGGGCTTATTCAATTACATCTTCAGGTTCTTGGGCAACAAGCAATCCTGCTGATGTTGGCTACAACGTAGTTCCAGAGCCAATGACAATGGCCCTTCTCGGCCTTGGCGGCCTCTTCGTACGCCGTCGCAGCGCTTAA